A DNA window from Vigna angularis cultivar LongXiaoDou No.4 chromosome 1, ASM1680809v1, whole genome shotgun sequence contains the following coding sequences:
- the LOC108319362 gene encoding tRNA (guanine(37)-N1)-methyltransferase 1 isoform X5, whose protein sequence is MGFANRLMDSGALEMNCVKNGKAENSPNKLASQAHAHDNLLSVDNESVADREKLPKPHLDESNFDVQFKLWALRIPCQHCKVATRILNGYLFDKPRVKPIIEDPTCDKNRYLIFSDKVQNQDLSDIPKQKVDELNGLCKIEVVPYSLTLGYSYWSADHVLKQILPTGVEVPSSFETIGQIAHLNLHDELLPYKDVIAKVIYDKNYPRIKTIVNKVGTITNEFRVPEFEVLAGEHNMITEVKQYGATFKLDYSLVYWNSRLEHEHKRLVSMFQVGETICDMFAGIGPFAIPAAQKGCIVYANDLNPDSIHYLRINAKINKVDDRIYAFNMDARKFVSQLMKVPNTEATSQLSSEVPILDTCHTCRIQDNAESNSENELLTGDVEAHETGFLEGVRRKGSTNKRMRSSEMPVTKTWEHIDHIIMNLPASALQFLDSFRGLIQKKYWKGCLPWIHCYCFIRATETPETIIAVAESALNAPIQDSKFHRVRDVAPNKAMFCLSFRLPGGCVIEDGQ, encoded by the exons ATGG GTTTTGCAAATAGACTAATGGATAGTGGAGCTCTTGAAATGAATTGTGTAAAGAATGGGAAAGCTGAGAACAGTCCTAACAAGCTAGCTTCTCAAGCCCATGCACATGACAACTTGCTTTCTGTTGACAATGAATCAGTTGCTGACCGTGAGAAGCTACCAAAACCACATCTTGATGAGAGCAATTTTGACGTGCAATTCAAATTATGGGCTCTACGAATCCCTTGCCAACATTGCAAGGTTGCCACTCGAATCCTCAATGG TTACTTGTTTGACAAGCCCCGAGTCAAACCCATCATTGAAGACCCTACCTGTGACAAAAACCGTTACCTTATATTCTCTGACAAAGTTCAGAATCAAG ATTTATCTGATATTCCAAAACAAAAGGTTGATGAGCTCAATGGCTTGTGTAAGATTGAAGTTGTGCCCTATTCGTTGACACTAGGGTATTCTTATTGGAGTGCAG ATCATGTGCTGAAGCAGATATTGCCTACTGGAGTGGAGGTGCCTTCATCCTTTGAAACAAT AGGTCAAATTGCCCATTTAAACCTACACGATGAATTACTTCCCTACAAAGATGTTATTGCAAAGGTTATTTATGAT AAAAATTATCCTAGAATCAAAACTATTGTCAATAAAGTTGGAACCATTACAAATGAGTTTCGCGTGCCAGAGTTTGAAGTTTTAGCAGGAGAGCATAATATGATCACAGAAGTGAAGCAATATGGTGCCACTTTTAAGCTTGATTACAGTTTGGTTTATTGGAATTCGAGATTGGAACATGAACACAAAAGGTTAGTGTCAATGTTCCAAGTTGGGGAGACCATTTGTGACATGTTTGCTGGTATAGGTCCTTTTGCCATTCCTGCAGCGCAAAAAGGATGCATAGTCTATGCAAATGATTTAAATCCAGATAGCATTCACTATCTGAGGATTAATGCCAAAATCAATAAGGTTGATGATCGTATTTATGCTTTCAACATGGATGCTAGAAAATTTGTATCCCAGTTGATGAAAGTGCCAAATACTGAGGCTACATCACAACTCTCATCCGAAGTTCCCATTTTGGATACTTGTCACACATGCAGGATACAAGACAATGCTGAATCAAATTCTGAAAATGAGTTGCTAACTG GGGATGTGGAGGCTCATGAAACTGGCTTCCTTGAAGGTGTTAGGAGAAAAGGAAGCACAAACAAGAGAATGAGAAGCTCTGAAATGCCTGTCACAAAAACTTGGGAACATATTGATCACATAATAATGAACCTGCCTGCATCTGCTCTTCAGTTTCTAG ATTCATTCAGGGGATTAATCCAGAAGAAATATTGGAAAGGATGTTTACCATGGATACACTGCTATTGCTTCATTAGAGCGACTGAGACTCCAGAGACTATCATAGCT GTGGCAGAATCTGCTTTAAACGCTCCTATACAAGATTCAAAATTTCATAGGGTTAGGGATGTGGCTCCAAACAAG GCCATGTTTTGTTTAAGCTTCAGGTTGCCAGGAGGATGCGTTATAGAAGATGGTCAATAA
- the LOC108319362 gene encoding tRNA (guanine(37)-N1)-methyltransferase 2 isoform X4, with amino-acid sequence MGFANRLMDSGALEMNCVKNGKAENSPNKLASQAHAHDNLLSVDNESVADREKLPKPHLDESNFDVQFKLWALRIPCQHCKVATRILNGYLFDKPRVKPIIEDPTCDKNRYLIFSDKVQNQDLSDIPKQKVDELNGLCKIEVVPYSLTLGYSYWSADHVLKQILPTGVEVPSSFETIKNYPRIKTIVNKVGTITNEFRVPEFEVLAGEHNMITEVKQYGATFKLDYSLVYWNSRLEHEHKRLVSMFQVGETICDMFAGIGPFAIPAAQKGCIVYANDLNPDSIHYLRINAKINKVDDRIYAFNMDARKFVSQLMKVPNTEATSQLSSEVPILDTCHTCRIQDNAESNSENELLTVHTKDNNSGLGDVKGSTRHSATSVIAGKRSSSYHEGDVEAHETGFLEGVRRKGSTNKRMRSSEMPVTKTWEHIDHIIMNLPASALQFLDSFRGLIQKKYWKGCLPWIHCYCFIRATETPETIIAVAESALNAPIQDSKFHRVRDVAPNKAMFCLSFRLPGGCVIEDGQ; translated from the exons ATGG GTTTTGCAAATAGACTAATGGATAGTGGAGCTCTTGAAATGAATTGTGTAAAGAATGGGAAAGCTGAGAACAGTCCTAACAAGCTAGCTTCTCAAGCCCATGCACATGACAACTTGCTTTCTGTTGACAATGAATCAGTTGCTGACCGTGAGAAGCTACCAAAACCACATCTTGATGAGAGCAATTTTGACGTGCAATTCAAATTATGGGCTCTACGAATCCCTTGCCAACATTGCAAGGTTGCCACTCGAATCCTCAATGG TTACTTGTTTGACAAGCCCCGAGTCAAACCCATCATTGAAGACCCTACCTGTGACAAAAACCGTTACCTTATATTCTCTGACAAAGTTCAGAATCAAG ATTTATCTGATATTCCAAAACAAAAGGTTGATGAGCTCAATGGCTTGTGTAAGATTGAAGTTGTGCCCTATTCGTTGACACTAGGGTATTCTTATTGGAGTGCAG ATCATGTGCTGAAGCAGATATTGCCTACTGGAGTGGAGGTGCCTTCATCCTTTGAAACAATA AAAAATTATCCTAGAATCAAAACTATTGTCAATAAAGTTGGAACCATTACAAATGAGTTTCGCGTGCCAGAGTTTGAAGTTTTAGCAGGAGAGCATAATATGATCACAGAAGTGAAGCAATATGGTGCCACTTTTAAGCTTGATTACAGTTTGGTTTATTGGAATTCGAGATTGGAACATGAACACAAAAGGTTAGTGTCAATGTTCCAAGTTGGGGAGACCATTTGTGACATGTTTGCTGGTATAGGTCCTTTTGCCATTCCTGCAGCGCAAAAAGGATGCATAGTCTATGCAAATGATTTAAATCCAGATAGCATTCACTATCTGAGGATTAATGCCAAAATCAATAAGGTTGATGATCGTATTTATGCTTTCAACATGGATGCTAGAAAATTTGTATCCCAGTTGATGAAAGTGCCAAATACTGAGGCTACATCACAACTCTCATCCGAAGTTCCCATTTTGGATACTTGTCACACATGCAGGATACAAGACAATGCTGAATCAAATTCTGAAAATGAGTTGCTAACTG TTCATACAAAAGACAATAATAGTGGTTTAGGGGATGTCAAGGGTTCAACCAGGCACAGTGCTACATCTGTAATTGCTGGTAAAAGATCTTCTAGTTATCATGAAG GGGATGTGGAGGCTCATGAAACTGGCTTCCTTGAAGGTGTTAGGAGAAAAGGAAGCACAAACAAGAGAATGAGAAGCTCTGAAATGCCTGTCACAAAAACTTGGGAACATATTGATCACATAATAATGAACCTGCCTGCATCTGCTCTTCAGTTTCTAG ATTCATTCAGGGGATTAATCCAGAAGAAATATTGGAAAGGATGTTTACCATGGATACACTGCTATTGCTTCATTAGAGCGACTGAGACTCCAGAGACTATCATAGCT GTGGCAGAATCTGCTTTAAACGCTCCTATACAAGATTCAAAATTTCATAGGGTTAGGGATGTGGCTCCAAACAAG GCCATGTTTTGTTTAAGCTTCAGGTTGCCAGGAGGATGCGTTATAGAAGATGGTCAATAA
- the LOC108319362 gene encoding tRNA (guanine(37)-N1)-methyltransferase 2 isoform X2, whose protein sequence is MGFANRLMDSGALEMNCVKNGKAENSPNKLASQAHAHDNLLSVDNESVADREKLPKPHLDESNFDVQFKLWALRIPCQHCKVATRILNGYLFDKPRVKPIIEDPTCDKNRYLIFSDKVQNQDLSDIPKQKVDELNGLCKIEVVPYSLTLGYSYWSADHVLKQILPTGVEVPSSFETIGQIAHLNLHDELLPYKDVIAKKNYPRIKTIVNKVGTITNEFRVPEFEVLAGEHNMITEVKQYGATFKLDYSLVYWNSRLEHEHKRLVSMFQVGETICDMFAGIGPFAIPAAQKGCIVYANDLNPDSIHYLRINAKINKVDDRIYAFNMDARKFVSQLMKVPNTEATSQLSSEVPILDTCHTCRIQDNAESNSENELLTVHTKDNNSGLGDVKGSTRHSATSVIAGKRSSSYHEGDVEAHETGFLEGVRRKGSTNKRMRSSEMPVTKTWEHIDHIIMNLPASALQFLDSFRGLIQKKYWKGCLPWIHCYCFIRATETPETIIAVAESALNAPIQDSKFHRVRDVAPNKAMFCLSFRLPGGCVIEDGQ, encoded by the exons ATGG GTTTTGCAAATAGACTAATGGATAGTGGAGCTCTTGAAATGAATTGTGTAAAGAATGGGAAAGCTGAGAACAGTCCTAACAAGCTAGCTTCTCAAGCCCATGCACATGACAACTTGCTTTCTGTTGACAATGAATCAGTTGCTGACCGTGAGAAGCTACCAAAACCACATCTTGATGAGAGCAATTTTGACGTGCAATTCAAATTATGGGCTCTACGAATCCCTTGCCAACATTGCAAGGTTGCCACTCGAATCCTCAATGG TTACTTGTTTGACAAGCCCCGAGTCAAACCCATCATTGAAGACCCTACCTGTGACAAAAACCGTTACCTTATATTCTCTGACAAAGTTCAGAATCAAG ATTTATCTGATATTCCAAAACAAAAGGTTGATGAGCTCAATGGCTTGTGTAAGATTGAAGTTGTGCCCTATTCGTTGACACTAGGGTATTCTTATTGGAGTGCAG ATCATGTGCTGAAGCAGATATTGCCTACTGGAGTGGAGGTGCCTTCATCCTTTGAAACAAT AGGTCAAATTGCCCATTTAAACCTACACGATGAATTACTTCCCTACAAAGATGTTATTGCAAAG AAAAATTATCCTAGAATCAAAACTATTGTCAATAAAGTTGGAACCATTACAAATGAGTTTCGCGTGCCAGAGTTTGAAGTTTTAGCAGGAGAGCATAATATGATCACAGAAGTGAAGCAATATGGTGCCACTTTTAAGCTTGATTACAGTTTGGTTTATTGGAATTCGAGATTGGAACATGAACACAAAAGGTTAGTGTCAATGTTCCAAGTTGGGGAGACCATTTGTGACATGTTTGCTGGTATAGGTCCTTTTGCCATTCCTGCAGCGCAAAAAGGATGCATAGTCTATGCAAATGATTTAAATCCAGATAGCATTCACTATCTGAGGATTAATGCCAAAATCAATAAGGTTGATGATCGTATTTATGCTTTCAACATGGATGCTAGAAAATTTGTATCCCAGTTGATGAAAGTGCCAAATACTGAGGCTACATCACAACTCTCATCCGAAGTTCCCATTTTGGATACTTGTCACACATGCAGGATACAAGACAATGCTGAATCAAATTCTGAAAATGAGTTGCTAACTG TTCATACAAAAGACAATAATAGTGGTTTAGGGGATGTCAAGGGTTCAACCAGGCACAGTGCTACATCTGTAATTGCTGGTAAAAGATCTTCTAGTTATCATGAAG GGGATGTGGAGGCTCATGAAACTGGCTTCCTTGAAGGTGTTAGGAGAAAAGGAAGCACAAACAAGAGAATGAGAAGCTCTGAAATGCCTGTCACAAAAACTTGGGAACATATTGATCACATAATAATGAACCTGCCTGCATCTGCTCTTCAGTTTCTAG ATTCATTCAGGGGATTAATCCAGAAGAAATATTGGAAAGGATGTTTACCATGGATACACTGCTATTGCTTCATTAGAGCGACTGAGACTCCAGAGACTATCATAGCT GTGGCAGAATCTGCTTTAAACGCTCCTATACAAGATTCAAAATTTCATAGGGTTAGGGATGTGGCTCCAAACAAG GCCATGTTTTGTTTAAGCTTCAGGTTGCCAGGAGGATGCGTTATAGAAGATGGTCAATAA
- the LOC108319362 gene encoding tRNA (guanine(37)-N1)-methyltransferase 2 isoform X1, producing the protein MGFANRLMDSGALEMNCVKNGKAENSPNKLASQAHAHDNLLSVDNESVADREKLPKPHLDESNFDVQFKLWALRIPCQHCKVATRILNGYLFDKPRVKPIIEDPTCDKNRYLIFSDKVQNQDLSDIPKQKVDELNGLCKIEVVPYSLTLGYSYWSADHVLKQILPTGVEVPSSFETIGQIAHLNLHDELLPYKDVIAKVIYDKNYPRIKTIVNKVGTITNEFRVPEFEVLAGEHNMITEVKQYGATFKLDYSLVYWNSRLEHEHKRLVSMFQVGETICDMFAGIGPFAIPAAQKGCIVYANDLNPDSIHYLRINAKINKVDDRIYAFNMDARKFVSQLMKVPNTEATSQLSSEVPILDTCHTCRIQDNAESNSENELLTVHTKDNNSGLGDVKGSTRHSATSVIAGKRSSSYHEGDVEAHETGFLEGVRRKGSTNKRMRSSEMPVTKTWEHIDHIIMNLPASALQFLDSFRGLIQKKYWKGCLPWIHCYCFIRATETPETIIAVAESALNAPIQDSKFHRVRDVAPNKAMFCLSFRLPGGCVIEDGQ; encoded by the exons ATGG GTTTTGCAAATAGACTAATGGATAGTGGAGCTCTTGAAATGAATTGTGTAAAGAATGGGAAAGCTGAGAACAGTCCTAACAAGCTAGCTTCTCAAGCCCATGCACATGACAACTTGCTTTCTGTTGACAATGAATCAGTTGCTGACCGTGAGAAGCTACCAAAACCACATCTTGATGAGAGCAATTTTGACGTGCAATTCAAATTATGGGCTCTACGAATCCCTTGCCAACATTGCAAGGTTGCCACTCGAATCCTCAATGG TTACTTGTTTGACAAGCCCCGAGTCAAACCCATCATTGAAGACCCTACCTGTGACAAAAACCGTTACCTTATATTCTCTGACAAAGTTCAGAATCAAG ATTTATCTGATATTCCAAAACAAAAGGTTGATGAGCTCAATGGCTTGTGTAAGATTGAAGTTGTGCCCTATTCGTTGACACTAGGGTATTCTTATTGGAGTGCAG ATCATGTGCTGAAGCAGATATTGCCTACTGGAGTGGAGGTGCCTTCATCCTTTGAAACAAT AGGTCAAATTGCCCATTTAAACCTACACGATGAATTACTTCCCTACAAAGATGTTATTGCAAAGGTTATTTATGAT AAAAATTATCCTAGAATCAAAACTATTGTCAATAAAGTTGGAACCATTACAAATGAGTTTCGCGTGCCAGAGTTTGAAGTTTTAGCAGGAGAGCATAATATGATCACAGAAGTGAAGCAATATGGTGCCACTTTTAAGCTTGATTACAGTTTGGTTTATTGGAATTCGAGATTGGAACATGAACACAAAAGGTTAGTGTCAATGTTCCAAGTTGGGGAGACCATTTGTGACATGTTTGCTGGTATAGGTCCTTTTGCCATTCCTGCAGCGCAAAAAGGATGCATAGTCTATGCAAATGATTTAAATCCAGATAGCATTCACTATCTGAGGATTAATGCCAAAATCAATAAGGTTGATGATCGTATTTATGCTTTCAACATGGATGCTAGAAAATTTGTATCCCAGTTGATGAAAGTGCCAAATACTGAGGCTACATCACAACTCTCATCCGAAGTTCCCATTTTGGATACTTGTCACACATGCAGGATACAAGACAATGCTGAATCAAATTCTGAAAATGAGTTGCTAACTG TTCATACAAAAGACAATAATAGTGGTTTAGGGGATGTCAAGGGTTCAACCAGGCACAGTGCTACATCTGTAATTGCTGGTAAAAGATCTTCTAGTTATCATGAAG GGGATGTGGAGGCTCATGAAACTGGCTTCCTTGAAGGTGTTAGGAGAAAAGGAAGCACAAACAAGAGAATGAGAAGCTCTGAAATGCCTGTCACAAAAACTTGGGAACATATTGATCACATAATAATGAACCTGCCTGCATCTGCTCTTCAGTTTCTAG ATTCATTCAGGGGATTAATCCAGAAGAAATATTGGAAAGGATGTTTACCATGGATACACTGCTATTGCTTCATTAGAGCGACTGAGACTCCAGAGACTATCATAGCT GTGGCAGAATCTGCTTTAAACGCTCCTATACAAGATTCAAAATTTCATAGGGTTAGGGATGTGGCTCCAAACAAG GCCATGTTTTGTTTAAGCTTCAGGTTGCCAGGAGGATGCGTTATAGAAGATGGTCAATAA
- the LOC108319362 gene encoding tRNA (guanine(37)-N1)-methyltransferase 2 isoform X3, with protein sequence MDSGALEMNCVKNGKAENSPNKLASQAHAHDNLLSVDNESVADREKLPKPHLDESNFDVQFKLWALRIPCQHCKVATRILNGYLFDKPRVKPIIEDPTCDKNRYLIFSDKVQNQDLSDIPKQKVDELNGLCKIEVVPYSLTLGYSYWSADHVLKQILPTGVEVPSSFETIGQIAHLNLHDELLPYKDVIAKVIYDKNYPRIKTIVNKVGTITNEFRVPEFEVLAGEHNMITEVKQYGATFKLDYSLVYWNSRLEHEHKRLVSMFQVGETICDMFAGIGPFAIPAAQKGCIVYANDLNPDSIHYLRINAKINKVDDRIYAFNMDARKFVSQLMKVPNTEATSQLSSEVPILDTCHTCRIQDNAESNSENELLTVHTKDNNSGLGDVKGSTRHSATSVIAGKRSSSYHEGDVEAHETGFLEGVRRKGSTNKRMRSSEMPVTKTWEHIDHIIMNLPASALQFLDSFRGLIQKKYWKGCLPWIHCYCFIRATETPETIIAVAESALNAPIQDSKFHRVRDVAPNKAMFCLSFRLPGGCVIEDGQ encoded by the exons ATGGATAGTGGAGCTCTTGAAATGAATTGTGTAAAGAATGGGAAAGCTGAGAACAGTCCTAACAAGCTAGCTTCTCAAGCCCATGCACATGACAACTTGCTTTCTGTTGACAATGAATCAGTTGCTGACCGTGAGAAGCTACCAAAACCACATCTTGATGAGAGCAATTTTGACGTGCAATTCAAATTATGGGCTCTACGAATCCCTTGCCAACATTGCAAGGTTGCCACTCGAATCCTCAATGG TTACTTGTTTGACAAGCCCCGAGTCAAACCCATCATTGAAGACCCTACCTGTGACAAAAACCGTTACCTTATATTCTCTGACAAAGTTCAGAATCAAG ATTTATCTGATATTCCAAAACAAAAGGTTGATGAGCTCAATGGCTTGTGTAAGATTGAAGTTGTGCCCTATTCGTTGACACTAGGGTATTCTTATTGGAGTGCAG ATCATGTGCTGAAGCAGATATTGCCTACTGGAGTGGAGGTGCCTTCATCCTTTGAAACAAT AGGTCAAATTGCCCATTTAAACCTACACGATGAATTACTTCCCTACAAAGATGTTATTGCAAAGGTTATTTATGAT AAAAATTATCCTAGAATCAAAACTATTGTCAATAAAGTTGGAACCATTACAAATGAGTTTCGCGTGCCAGAGTTTGAAGTTTTAGCAGGAGAGCATAATATGATCACAGAAGTGAAGCAATATGGTGCCACTTTTAAGCTTGATTACAGTTTGGTTTATTGGAATTCGAGATTGGAACATGAACACAAAAGGTTAGTGTCAATGTTCCAAGTTGGGGAGACCATTTGTGACATGTTTGCTGGTATAGGTCCTTTTGCCATTCCTGCAGCGCAAAAAGGATGCATAGTCTATGCAAATGATTTAAATCCAGATAGCATTCACTATCTGAGGATTAATGCCAAAATCAATAAGGTTGATGATCGTATTTATGCTTTCAACATGGATGCTAGAAAATTTGTATCCCAGTTGATGAAAGTGCCAAATACTGAGGCTACATCACAACTCTCATCCGAAGTTCCCATTTTGGATACTTGTCACACATGCAGGATACAAGACAATGCTGAATCAAATTCTGAAAATGAGTTGCTAACTG TTCATACAAAAGACAATAATAGTGGTTTAGGGGATGTCAAGGGTTCAACCAGGCACAGTGCTACATCTGTAATTGCTGGTAAAAGATCTTCTAGTTATCATGAAG GGGATGTGGAGGCTCATGAAACTGGCTTCCTTGAAGGTGTTAGGAGAAAAGGAAGCACAAACAAGAGAATGAGAAGCTCTGAAATGCCTGTCACAAAAACTTGGGAACATATTGATCACATAATAATGAACCTGCCTGCATCTGCTCTTCAGTTTCTAG ATTCATTCAGGGGATTAATCCAGAAGAAATATTGGAAAGGATGTTTACCATGGATACACTGCTATTGCTTCATTAGAGCGACTGAGACTCCAGAGACTATCATAGCT GTGGCAGAATCTGCTTTAAACGCTCCTATACAAGATTCAAAATTTCATAGGGTTAGGGATGTGGCTCCAAACAAG GCCATGTTTTGTTTAAGCTTCAGGTTGCCAGGAGGATGCGTTATAGAAGATGGTCAATAA
- the LOC108319362 gene encoding tRNA (guanine(37)-N1)-methyltransferase 2 isoform X6, which yields MHMTTCFLLTMNQLLTVRSYQNHILMRAILTCNSNYGLYESLANIASYLFDKPRVKPIIEDPTCDKNRYLIFSDKVQNQDLSDIPKQKVDELNGLCKIEVVPYSLTLGYSYWSADHVLKQILPTGVEVPSSFETIGQIAHLNLHDELLPYKDVIAKVIYDKNYPRIKTIVNKVGTITNEFRVPEFEVLAGEHNMITEVKQYGATFKLDYSLVYWNSRLEHEHKRLVSMFQVGETICDMFAGIGPFAIPAAQKGCIVYANDLNPDSIHYLRINAKINKVDDRIYAFNMDARKFVSQLMKVPNTEATSQLSSEVPILDTCHTCRIQDNAESNSENELLTVHTKDNNSGLGDVKGSTRHSATSVIAGKRSSSYHEGDVEAHETGFLEGVRRKGSTNKRMRSSEMPVTKTWEHIDHIIMNLPASALQFLDSFRGLIQKKYWKGCLPWIHCYCFIRATETPETIIAVAESALNAPIQDSKFHRVRDVAPNKAMFCLSFRLPGGCVIEDGQ from the exons ATGCACATGACAACTTGCTTTCTGTTGACAATGAATCAGTTGCTGACCGTGAGAAGCTACCAAAACCACATCTTGATGAGAGCAATTTTGACGTGCAATTCAAATTATGGGCTCTACGAATCCCTTGCCAACATTGCAAG TTACTTGTTTGACAAGCCCCGAGTCAAACCCATCATTGAAGACCCTACCTGTGACAAAAACCGTTACCTTATATTCTCTGACAAAGTTCAGAATCAAG ATTTATCTGATATTCCAAAACAAAAGGTTGATGAGCTCAATGGCTTGTGTAAGATTGAAGTTGTGCCCTATTCGTTGACACTAGGGTATTCTTATTGGAGTGCAG ATCATGTGCTGAAGCAGATATTGCCTACTGGAGTGGAGGTGCCTTCATCCTTTGAAACAAT AGGTCAAATTGCCCATTTAAACCTACACGATGAATTACTTCCCTACAAAGATGTTATTGCAAAGGTTATTTATGAT AAAAATTATCCTAGAATCAAAACTATTGTCAATAAAGTTGGAACCATTACAAATGAGTTTCGCGTGCCAGAGTTTGAAGTTTTAGCAGGAGAGCATAATATGATCACAGAAGTGAAGCAATATGGTGCCACTTTTAAGCTTGATTACAGTTTGGTTTATTGGAATTCGAGATTGGAACATGAACACAAAAGGTTAGTGTCAATGTTCCAAGTTGGGGAGACCATTTGTGACATGTTTGCTGGTATAGGTCCTTTTGCCATTCCTGCAGCGCAAAAAGGATGCATAGTCTATGCAAATGATTTAAATCCAGATAGCATTCACTATCTGAGGATTAATGCCAAAATCAATAAGGTTGATGATCGTATTTATGCTTTCAACATGGATGCTAGAAAATTTGTATCCCAGTTGATGAAAGTGCCAAATACTGAGGCTACATCACAACTCTCATCCGAAGTTCCCATTTTGGATACTTGTCACACATGCAGGATACAAGACAATGCTGAATCAAATTCTGAAAATGAGTTGCTAACTG TTCATACAAAAGACAATAATAGTGGTTTAGGGGATGTCAAGGGTTCAACCAGGCACAGTGCTACATCTGTAATTGCTGGTAAAAGATCTTCTAGTTATCATGAAG GGGATGTGGAGGCTCATGAAACTGGCTTCCTTGAAGGTGTTAGGAGAAAAGGAAGCACAAACAAGAGAATGAGAAGCTCTGAAATGCCTGTCACAAAAACTTGGGAACATATTGATCACATAATAATGAACCTGCCTGCATCTGCTCTTCAGTTTCTAG ATTCATTCAGGGGATTAATCCAGAAGAAATATTGGAAAGGATGTTTACCATGGATACACTGCTATTGCTTCATTAGAGCGACTGAGACTCCAGAGACTATCATAGCT GTGGCAGAATCTGCTTTAAACGCTCCTATACAAGATTCAAAATTTCATAGGGTTAGGGATGTGGCTCCAAACAAG GCCATGTTTTGTTTAAGCTTCAGGTTGCCAGGAGGATGCGTTATAGAAGATGGTCAATAA